In one window of Nicotiana tabacum cultivar K326 chromosome 12, ASM71507v2, whole genome shotgun sequence DNA:
- the LOC107817263 gene encoding uncharacterized protein At4g14342: MQASDRFNINSQLEHLQAKYVGTGHADLTRFEWAVNIQRDSYASYVGHYPMLAYFAIAENESIGRERYNFMQKMLLPCGLPPEREDD, translated from the exons ATGCAG GCTAGTGACAGGTTCAATATCAACTCCCAGCTTGAGCACTTACAAGCTAAATACGTTGGAACTGGACATGCCGACTTGACTAGATT TGAGTGGGCAGTAAACATTCAACGTGACAGCTATGCGTCTTATGTTGGACACTACCCAATGTTGGCGTATTTTGCCATTGCAGAAAATGAATCAATTGGAAGAGAACGCTACAATTTTATGCAG AAAATGCTTTTGCCTTGTGGTCTTCCACCCGAAAGAGAAGATGATTAA